A genomic segment from Leucoraja erinacea ecotype New England chromosome 39, Leri_hhj_1, whole genome shotgun sequence encodes:
- the rln3a gene encoding relaxin-3a produces MQKLWFTLAVWLLSPGSQLEAEARNPSLGVKLCGREFIRAVIFTCGGSRWKRSEINLPDIADPFSHMPQSLDDANPDSWDLADDAASYDSASWRFLVGFGDEGRSRRSISNDVLEALRSTDRKGRDVVVALSNACCKWGCTKSEISSLC; encoded by the exons ATGCAGAAACTCTGGTTCACCCTGGCTGTCTGGCTGCTCAGCCCAGGGTCCCAGCTGGAAGCTGAAGCTCGGAATCCAAGTCTCGGTGTCAAACTCTGCGGGAGAGAGTTTATTCGGGCTGTCATCTTTACCTGTGGAGGGTCCAGGTGGAAGCGGAGTGAGATAAACCTGCCAG ACATCGCTGACCCCTTTTCCCACATGCCGCAGTCTCTGGACGATGCCAACCCCGACAGCTGGGATCTCGCTGACGACGCCGCCAGCTATGACTCGGCCAGCTGGAGGTTCCTGGTGGGATTCGGGGATGAGGGCAGGAGCCGGAGGAGCATCTCCAATGACGTTCTGGAGGCTCTGAGGAGCACGgataggaaggggagggatgTGGTGGTGGCTCTGTCTAATGCCTGCTGTAAGTGGGGGTGCACCAAGAGTGAGATTAGCTCGCTCTGCTAA